The following proteins are encoded in a genomic region of Aliiroseovarius sp. F47248L:
- the glyA gene encoding serine hydroxymethyltransferase yields the protein MTATRDQGFFTESLASRDPELYRSITDELGRQRDEIELIASENIVSAAVMEAQGTVLTNKYAEGYPGRRYYGGCQYVDVAENLAIDRAKQLFGCEFVNVQPNSGSQANQGAFMAMIQPGDTILGMNLASGGHLTHGAAPNQSGKWFNAVQYGVRKQDNLIDYDEIQALATEHKPKLIIAGGSAIPRQIDFAKFREIADSVGAFLMVDMAHFAGLVAAGEHPSPFPYADVATTTTHKTLRGPRGGMILTNREDLAKKINSAIFPGIQGGPLMHVIAAKAVAFGEALRPEFKTYQKQVRANAVALADQLMKGGLDIVTGGTDTHVMLVDLRPKGVTGNIVDKALGRAHITCNKNGIPFDPEKPTVTSGIRLGTPAGTTRGFGESEFREIADLIVEVVDGLAANGEEGNAEVESAVRAKVAVLCAKFPMYPNL from the coding sequence ATGACTGCCACCCGTGACCAAGGTTTCTTCACCGAATCCCTCGCCTCTCGCGATCCCGAGCTTTATCGCTCGATCACTGATGAACTGGGCCGCCAGCGCGACGAGATCGAGTTGATTGCCTCGGAAAACATCGTGTCCGCCGCTGTGATGGAGGCGCAAGGCACCGTTTTGACTAACAAATATGCCGAAGGCTATCCGGGACGCCGCTACTATGGCGGCTGTCAATATGTCGACGTGGCCGAAAATTTGGCGATTGATCGCGCCAAACAGTTGTTTGGCTGTGAGTTCGTCAATGTGCAGCCCAATTCAGGGTCGCAGGCCAACCAAGGGGCGTTCATGGCGATGATCCAGCCGGGCGACACGATCCTTGGCATGAACCTTGCTTCCGGCGGACATCTGACCCACGGCGCCGCGCCTAACCAGTCAGGCAAGTGGTTTAATGCCGTGCAATATGGCGTGCGCAAACAAGACAACCTGATCGACTATGATGAAATCCAAGCGCTGGCGACCGAGCACAAGCCCAAGCTGATCATTGCGGGTGGTTCGGCCATTCCGCGCCAGATCGACTTCGCCAAGTTCCGCGAAATCGCGGATTCGGTTGGTGCCTTCCTTATGGTCGACATGGCCCACTTTGCGGGACTGGTTGCAGCGGGCGAGCACCCCTCGCCCTTCCCCTATGCCGATGTGGCGACCACCACGACCCACAAAACACTGCGCGGCCCGCGTGGCGGCATGATCCTGACCAACCGCGAGGATTTGGCCAAGAAAATCAACTCGGCCATTTTCCCTGGCATTCAGGGCGGCCCTCTGATGCATGTGATTGCCGCGAAGGCAGTGGCCTTCGGTGAAGCCCTGCGCCCCGAATTCAAGACCTATCAAAAGCAAGTTCGCGCCAACGCTGTGGCACTGGCGGATCAGTTGATGAAGGGTGGTCTGGACATCGTCACCGGTGGCACCGACACCCATGTGATGCTGGTTGACCTGCGCCCCAAAGGTGTAACCGGTAACATCGTCGACAAGGCTCTTGGTCGCGCACATATCACCTGCAACAAGAACGGCATTCCGTTTGATCCGGAGAAACCCACGGTGACATCGGGTATTCGTCTGGGTACACCGGCCGGCACCACCCGCGGATTTGGCGAATCAGAGTTCCGCGAGATCGCAGACCTGATCGTCGAAGTTGTCGACGGTCTGGCCGCGAACGGGGAAGAGGGCAACGCTGAAGTTGAAAGCGCAGTGAGAGCCAAAGTCGCAGTTCTTTGTGCCAAGTTCCCGATGTATCCGAATTTGTAA
- a CDS encoding transposase has translation MQSGLSIRDIERIHWMSLAHRLPEGGVKAKFQDSDSCVDHFEAVRWQSGVFCPRCDAQDIAPKSARKTYRCRKCAYHFSATAGTFAHGANKKLLTYFLAAEDIIKRKATMSSFDIIGAHDFKDRHGLAYETARRILKLLTDELLLEDGGHIGRCICSEAINLPPNIELGGRDHFFWLLEALQTHGTGQSGI, from the coding sequence ATGCAGTCTGGTTTGTCCATACGCGATATTGAGCGCATCCATTGGATGTCGCTGGCTCATCGCCTTCCTGAAGGCGGGGTAAAAGCTAAGTTTCAAGATAGTGATTCTTGTGTTGATCATTTCGAGGCAGTGCGGTGGCAGTCCGGGGTGTTCTGCCCGCGGTGCGATGCACAAGATATCGCACCGAAAAGTGCGCGAAAAACATATCGCTGCCGAAAATGTGCCTACCATTTTTCCGCGACAGCCGGAACTTTTGCACATGGCGCGAACAAAAAACTGCTCACATATTTCTTAGCTGCCGAGGACATCATAAAACGCAAAGCAACGATGAGCAGCTTCGACATCATCGGGGCGCATGATTTCAAAGATCGCCATGGATTGGCCTATGAAACTGCGCGCCGTATTCTCAAATTGTTGACGGATGAACTTCTGCTTGAAGATGGTGGTCACATTGGCCGCTGCATCTGCTCAGAGGCAATCAACCTACCACCAAATATTGAGTTGGGTGGACGTGATCATTTCTTCTGGCTGCTTGAAGCCCTTCAGACACACGGTACCGGTCAGTCAGGCATTTGA
- a CDS encoding alpha/beta fold hydrolase, whose protein sequence is MLELQTYGTDTVQPPVLIAHGLFGSARNWGVIAKRMSDTRRVVGVDMRNHGSSPWIDSHSYPDLATDLAEVVATLGGTADLIGHSMGGKAAMVFALSQPEMVRRLLIADIAPVVYSHSQQSMITAMRSIDLSQVETRADADRQLAHAVDEASVRAFLLQSLDVKAREWRLNLDVLERDMDLIVGFPDVHGLFSGPTLFLSGATSDYVLPDYRATIKELFPNAKHAKIPQAGHWLHAEKPREFEASARAFLGG, encoded by the coding sequence ATGCTTGAATTACAGACATACGGCACCGACACGGTGCAGCCGCCGGTTCTGATCGCACATGGCCTATTCGGCTCGGCGCGGAACTGGGGTGTCATTGCAAAGCGCATGTCAGATACCCGCCGCGTGGTCGGTGTGGATATGCGAAATCACGGCTCAAGCCCTTGGATCGACAGTCATAGTTATCCCGACCTTGCCACCGATCTTGCCGAAGTGGTTGCCACGCTGGGCGGCACGGCAGATCTCATCGGTCATTCAATGGGCGGTAAAGCAGCGATGGTCTTTGCGTTGTCTCAACCCGAAATGGTACGTCGACTTCTGATCGCGGATATCGCCCCCGTCGTCTATTCGCACAGCCAGCAGTCCATGATCACAGCCATGCGCAGCATTGACCTGTCACAGGTCGAAACGCGCGCAGATGCCGACAGACAGTTGGCACATGCAGTCGATGAAGCTTCGGTGCGGGCTTTCCTGTTGCAATCACTGGATGTCAAGGCACGCGAATGGCGTCTGAACCTGGATGTGCTAGAGCGTGATATGGACCTGATTGTCGGTTTCCCTGACGTTCACGGGCTATTTTCCGGTCCTACCTTGTTTCTGTCTGGGGCGACGTCCGACTATGTCCTGCCAGACTATCGAGCTACGATCAAAGAGCTGTTCCCAAACGCGAAGCACGCAAAGATCCCGCAGGCCGGACATTGGCTGCATGCCGAAAAACCACGCGAATTTGAAGCCTCGGCGCGCGCATTTCTGGGCGGATGA
- a CDS encoding NAD kinase, translated as MAAERRGNFWHFAETCVSFGNQGTRMGNPNMSQNIAFVASNAKIAETAKEELVARYGNKNVKDADVIVALGGDGFMLQTLHDTQELTAPVYGMNCGTVGFLMNEYSPDDLVERLIAAEEEVINPLAMRAEGVNGSVHKALAINEVSLLRAGPQAAKLQISVDGRVRLPELVCDGALLCTAAGSTAYNYSAHGPILPIGSDVLALTAMAAFRPRRWRGALLPKNAVVRFDVMEHEKRPVMADADGRSVRDVVSVEIKSDNEIAHRILFDPGHGLEERLIREQFV; from the coding sequence ATGGCTGCGGAAAGACGCGGCAATTTCTGGCACTTTGCGGAAACATGTGTTTCTTTCGGAAACCAAGGGACACGCATGGGAAACCCAAACATGAGCCAAAACATCGCTTTCGTCGCAAGCAATGCGAAAATTGCAGAGACCGCGAAAGAGGAACTGGTGGCCCGCTACGGCAACAAGAATGTGAAAGACGCAGATGTCATCGTAGCGCTCGGGGGCGATGGTTTCATGTTGCAGACCCTGCACGATACCCAAGAACTGACAGCTCCGGTGTATGGGATGAACTGCGGAACGGTCGGGTTTTTGATGAATGAATACTCGCCCGACGATCTTGTCGAACGCCTGATCGCCGCCGAAGAAGAGGTGATCAATCCGCTTGCCATGCGGGCGGAAGGGGTGAATGGCAGCGTTCACAAAGCACTTGCGATCAACGAAGTCAGCCTGCTTCGCGCGGGTCCACAGGCAGCGAAGTTGCAAATCAGCGTCGATGGCCGGGTGCGACTGCCAGAATTGGTGTGCGACGGGGCGCTGCTTTGTACGGCCGCCGGTTCAACCGCTTATAACTACTCTGCCCATGGTCCAATACTGCCCATCGGGTCCGATGTGTTGGCGCTGACGGCAATGGCTGCCTTTCGACCGCGAAGATGGCGTGGTGCCTTGCTTCCGAAGAATGCAGTGGTGCGGTTTGATGTCATGGAGCATGAGAAGCGGCCGGTGATGGCCGACGCAGATGGCCGATCTGTTCGCGATGTGGTTTCGGTGGAAATCAAATCGGACAATGAAATCGCACACCGTATCCTTTTCGATCCGGGGCACGGGTTAGAAGAACGCCTGATCCGCGAACAATTCGTCTGA
- the cueR gene encoding Cu(I)-responsive transcriptional regulator: MNIGDVANRSGLPAKTIRYYEDIGLVTPLRSANGYRSFRDRDVHKLAFLGRARALGFSIEDCRNLLKLYEDDDRSSAEVKQIAEEHLDQIDGKINELTEMRATLARLVDACAGDHRPNCPILADLAKTPEEIALLNETS, translated from the coding sequence ATGAATATCGGAGATGTCGCAAACCGATCTGGATTACCAGCCAAGACAATCCGCTACTATGAGGATATCGGATTGGTAACGCCGTTGCGCAGCGCCAATGGCTATCGCAGCTTTCGTGACCGCGACGTACACAAGTTGGCATTCTTGGGACGAGCCCGAGCACTCGGATTTAGCATTGAAGATTGCCGGAATCTGCTGAAGCTCTACGAGGACGATGATCGCAGCAGCGCTGAGGTCAAGCAGATCGCCGAAGAGCATCTTGATCAGATTGACGGGAAAATAAACGAGTTGACAGAAATGCGCGCAACGCTGGCGCGCCTGGTGGATGCTTGCGCGGGAGATCACCGACCCAACTGCCCCATCTTGGCCGATCTTGCAAAAACACCGGAGGAAATCGCATTGCTGAACGAGACCAGTTAG
- a CDS encoding TniB family NTP-binding protein, with translation MNEMKNNIPVSLTEKLAWLDQRYWKFGVERDFEDSLIDIFKMDDDGQRTAEPHHDPLTDETKGLMVLGQSGNGKTALLKRALRVDPVLTEFKVNEGGNALYIAVPPEATIKKLGEIILAKTGYEKVNPKLRAADSWEMARHRFGLVGIKALIIDECHHIFRAGAGRDRPAAIQALKHIVQSEHRVALIIAGVPSLRTAIMSEESGETFRRFSEYTLSKIRPGSRSAATFGKNFMKCAGVMGVKVAEEDAIAERILFAEQGQIGKSVALGKDILRAALMRKQDAITLAAAERVYRKSNSGLDVTPFDGGDWDAVRTELTAIGWGQS, from the coding sequence ATGAACGAAATGAAGAATAACATCCCGGTCTCTTTGACCGAAAAATTAGCTTGGCTGGACCAAAGATATTGGAAATTTGGAGTTGAACGCGATTTTGAAGACAGTCTGATCGACATCTTTAAGATGGATGATGACGGCCAAAGGACAGCTGAACCGCATCATGATCCGCTAACCGATGAAACTAAGGGGCTAATGGTCCTTGGTCAATCAGGGAACGGTAAGACCGCGTTGTTGAAACGGGCCCTCCGGGTGGACCCTGTCTTGACCGAATTCAAAGTCAATGAGGGTGGCAATGCACTCTACATCGCGGTCCCGCCTGAGGCGACAATCAAGAAACTGGGGGAGATTATTCTGGCGAAGACCGGCTATGAGAAAGTAAACCCAAAGCTGCGTGCCGCGGATTCCTGGGAGATGGCAAGGCATCGCTTTGGTCTCGTCGGCATCAAAGCACTGATCATTGATGAGTGTCACCACATTTTTCGCGCTGGTGCAGGACGAGACAGGCCCGCCGCCATTCAGGCGCTGAAACATATCGTGCAATCCGAGCACAGGGTGGCCCTAATTATCGCGGGTGTTCCGAGCTTGAGAACAGCGATCATGTCAGAAGAAAGTGGGGAGACCTTCCGTCGTTTCAGTGAGTACACTCTGAGCAAAATTCGCCCCGGCTCTCGTAGCGCTGCAACCTTTGGTAAGAACTTTATGAAATGTGCTGGGGTTATGGGGGTAAAGGTCGCAGAAGAGGATGCGATTGCCGAGCGTATCTTGTTTGCTGAGCAGGGTCAGATCGGAAAAAGCGTGGCTTTGGGCAAGGACATCTTACGCGCCGCACTGATGCGAAAACAGGACGCCATCACTTTGGCCGCTGCCGAACGTGTTTACCGTAAATCGAACTCGGGTCTCGATGTGACCCCATTCGATGGGGGCGATTGGGATGCTGTGAGGACAGAATTAACGGCGATCGGTTGGGGGCAGTCATGA
- a CDS encoding TniQ family protein, translated as MTLWPSLNFDRDETLLSYADRLSMMHTGCGMERLVKDLGINIEHFTSGREDAVSAFAGATGLHQVEAHKAAIRVLQRGASFRGEPVSKNFLSPRVARCCPVCLEEDGDIADRRFRVIWGFRHVARCDLHSLWLEDVPFRGETSVRRATGQHRIEARRPATPEIPEYLSWLRARLTSGFPDESKWLEGQSLEQVLGASEMLGAVLQHGHKVALKNLSSAQMEEATDIGFSIYVDGRGAVEEALDTIRAQSPATAVQAGPLAHYGKLYDWLDRRSNSIDPGPIRDILRDHIVKNTAVEPGTMLLGLEISERKFHTLYSLSFAVGIRRPRLARLLKKLGLIPEDATEIDAGNMIFEAEKTVPLIEAFKSAIPLHDVPTYLGASKGQVETLYRIGAILPLVPRTERGSVRNVVFGKKHLDDILTRISDLPVLEDLSSDTLHQLSYASQRGAGRFELLFQNILDGKSPGFRHPERTGISSIYVDVSALIASR; from the coding sequence ATGACCCTCTGGCCAAGCCTTAATTTTGATCGAGATGAAACATTGCTGTCGTATGCAGACCGGTTGTCGATGATGCACACAGGCTGCGGTATGGAGCGTCTGGTCAAAGATCTTGGGATTAATATTGAGCATTTTACATCCGGACGCGAGGACGCGGTCTCAGCCTTTGCAGGGGCCACGGGATTGCACCAAGTCGAAGCCCACAAGGCGGCCATTCGTGTCTTGCAGCGCGGAGCTTCATTTCGTGGAGAGCCGGTCTCCAAGAACTTTCTGAGCCCACGCGTGGCCCGGTGCTGCCCTGTCTGCTTGGAGGAAGACGGAGACATTGCTGATCGGCGGTTTCGGGTGATCTGGGGCTTTCGCCATGTGGCCCGCTGCGACCTGCATTCGTTGTGGCTGGAGGACGTCCCGTTTCGCGGAGAAACCAGTGTCCGTCGCGCAACTGGGCAGCATAGGATTGAGGCGCGGCGCCCAGCGACGCCTGAAATTCCTGAGTACCTGAGCTGGTTGCGTGCGCGTCTGACATCTGGGTTTCCTGATGAAAGTAAATGGCTTGAAGGCCAATCACTGGAGCAGGTTCTCGGCGCATCAGAGATGCTCGGCGCAGTTCTGCAACATGGACATAAGGTTGCGTTGAAGAACCTCTCTTCGGCGCAGATGGAAGAGGCGACAGATATCGGTTTTTCGATCTATGTCGACGGCCGCGGCGCTGTAGAAGAAGCACTCGACACAATACGTGCGCAGTCACCAGCTACGGCGGTGCAGGCAGGTCCACTGGCCCACTATGGCAAGCTTTATGACTGGCTCGACCGACGGAGCAATTCCATTGACCCCGGTCCAATCCGTGACATTCTTCGGGACCATATCGTCAAGAACACCGCCGTTGAGCCTGGTACAATGTTGCTTGGTTTGGAAATCTCTGAACGGAAGTTTCATACGCTGTATAGCCTGTCCTTTGCAGTCGGCATTCGTCGCCCTCGTCTTGCCCGCCTCCTAAAAAAGCTTGGTTTGATACCTGAGGACGCGACCGAAATCGATGCCGGAAACATGATCTTCGAGGCAGAGAAGACAGTTCCCCTGATTGAAGCGTTCAAGAGCGCGATTCCGCTTCACGATGTGCCCACATATCTAGGTGCATCGAAGGGGCAGGTCGAAACGCTCTATAGGATCGGTGCAATCCTTCCGTTAGTTCCGAGGACTGAGCGGGGTTCTGTTCGCAATGTGGTTTTCGGCAAAAAACACCTGGATGATATCCTGACACGCATCAGTGATTTACCTGTCCTTGAAGATTTGTCCTCAGACACGCTTCACCAGTTATCTTATGCAAGTCAGCGAGGGGCAGGGCGGTTCGAGCTGCTTTTTCAGAACATTCTGGACGGAAAAAGCCCAGGGTTTCGGCATCCAGAAAGGACAGGAATTTCGTCCATCTATGTCGATGTCAGCGCCTTGATCGCCAGCAGATAA